A region of the Azospirillum lipoferum 4B genome:
TACCTGTCCGCCATCGGCACGCTGCAGGCGGCGCGTCAGGTGACGGTGGCACCCGAGGTCGCGGGCCGGGTGGAGCGCATCCCCTTCGAATCGGGCGCCCGCGTCAAGGCCGGCGACCCGCTGGTGCAGCTGAACGACGCCACCGAGCAGGCCGACCTGCTGGCCCAGCGCGCCCAGGCGCGACTGGCGGAGCTGAACCTGGAACGTTACCGCGACCTGCGCCGCAGCCAGGCCACGCCCCAGAGCAACGTCGACCAGTATCAGGCGCAGCTCGACGAGATCAACGCCAACATGAAGCGCACGAGCGCCCTGATCGGCCAGAAGCTGATCAAGGCGCCGTTCGACGGCGACCTCGGCATCCGGCAGGTGAATGTCGGCGATTACGTCAATCCCGGCGCCACCATCGTCACACTGACCGACCTGTCCCAGCTCTATATCAACTTCACCCTGCCGGAGCAGGCATTTCCCAAGCTGTCCGTCGGTCAGGAGGTGCTGATCAATGTCGACGCCCTGCCCGGCCGCGATTTCGGCGCGAAGATCACCACCATCGAGCCGCAGGTCAGTGCCGACACCCGCGCGGTGAAGGTGCAGGCGACCATGGACAACCGCGAGCGCCTGCTGCGGCCTGGCATGTTCGCCAATGTCCGCGTCGTGCTGCCGCCGCAGCCCAACACCGTGACCGTGCCGGAAACCGCGGTGGACTACACCGTCTATGGCGATTCCGTCTTGGTGGCCGTCCAGGGGAAGACCCCGGACGGCAAGGAGCAGCTGGTGGTGGAGCGCAAGTCGGTGAAGACCGGGGACCGGCTCGCCAACCGGGTGGAGATCCGCAGCGGCATCAACCCCGGCGACCGCGTCGTGGTGTCCGGCCAGATGAAGCTCGCCAACGGCGCCGCCGTCGTCCCGGCCGAGAACAACCCGCTGACCCCGCCGCAGTCCCTGCCGCAGAACTGAGGCCGACGCCATGGGCAATTTCACCGACATCTTCATCCGCCGGCCAATCCTGTCCGTCGTGGTCAGCCTGCTGATCCTGCTGGTCGGGGCCCGCGCGATGCTGGAACTGCCGATCCGGCAGTATCCGCAGCTGCAGAACACGGTCATCACCGTGACCACCAGCTATCCCGGCGCCTCGCCCGAATTGATGCAGGGCTTCATCGCCACGCCGATCGAACAGGCGGTGGCGACGGCGGAGGGGCTCGATTACCTGACCTCCTCCTCCACCCAGGGGCAGAGCGTCGTCACCGCTTACGTCCGGCTGAACTTCGACCCCAACGTCGCGATGACCGACGTCATGGCGAAGGTCAACCAGGTCAAATACCAGCTCCCGCGCGAGGCCAACGACCCGATCATCCTGAAATCGACCGGCGAGACGACCTCCATCCTCTATATGGGCTTCTCCAGTCCCGACCTGTCGGGTGCCGCGATCTCCGACTATCTGACCCGCGTGGTGCAGCCGGTGCTGTCCACGGTGGAAGGCGTGGCGCGCGCCCAGATCCTGGGCGGCCAGACCTTCGCCATGCGGCTGTGGCTGGATCCGGTCAAGATGGCGGCGCGCAACATCTCGCCAGCCGACGTCTCGGCGGCGATCGCCGCCAACAACTACCAGTCGGCGCCCGGCCAGACCAAGGGCGTCTTCGTCATCTCCAACATCACCGCCAACACCGGGCTGACCGACGTCGAGCAGTTCCGCGACATGGTGGTGAAGGCCAAGGACGGGGCGCTGGTGCGCATGCGCGACATCGCCACGGTCGAACTCAGCTCCAAGAGCTTCGACGCCAGCGTGGCGATGAACGGGCAGCAGGCGATCTTCATCGGCGTCGACAGCACCCCGACCGGCAACCCGCTGAACATCGTCGCGGACATCCGCAAGATGGAGCCGGACCTGCGGCGCAACCTGCCGCCGGGCATGAAGATGGAAATCGTCTATGACAGCACCCGCTTCATCCAGGCTTCCATCGACGAGGTGGTGAAGACGCTGATCGAGGCGGTCGCCATCGTCATCGTCGTCATCTTCCTGTTCCTCGGATCCTTCCGGTCGGTGCTGATCCCGATCGTCACCATCCCGCTGTCCATCGTCGGTGCCGCCACCTTCATGCTGGCGCTGGGCTTCTCGCTGAACCTGCTGACGCTGCTGGCGATGGTGCTTGCCATCGGCCTCGTGGTGGACGACGCCATCGTCGTGGTGGAGAACATCCACCGGCATATCGAGCACGGAAAATCGGCGGTCGCCGCATCGCTGATCGGCGCCCGCGAAATCATCGGGCCTGTCATCTCGATGACCATCACGCTGGCGGCGGTCTATGCGCCCATCGGCCTGCTGGGCGGCCTGACCGGCGCGCTGTTCCGCGAGTTCGCCTTCACGCTCGCCGCGTCGGTGATCGTGTCCGGCGTCGTGGCGCTGACGCTGTCGCCGATGATGTGCTCGGTCATCCTCAAGGAAGGCGGAAACCAGGGCGGTTTCGCCGCCTTCCTCGACCGCCAGTTCGAAAAGCTGGCGGACTGGTACGAACGCCGGCTGCACGGCACGCTGGACTACCGGGCGGCCACGCTGCTGTTCGCCGTCGGCATCCTGGCCAGCGTCGGCTACCTGTTCGCCAACACCATGGCGGAACTGGCGCCGGAAGAGGACCAGGGCATCCTGTTCGGCATCTCCAAGGCGCCGCAATACGCCAACCTCGACTATATCGACAGCTTCGGGAAGCAGATCGACGAGACCTTCGCCAGCTTCCCCGAGACCGACACCCGCTTCGTCCTGACCGGTGTGCCCACCCTCAACCAGGGCTTCGCCGGCATGATCCTGAAGCCATGGGACGAGCGCAAGCGGTCGGCTTCGGAGCTGCAGCCGCTGGCCCAGGCGGAGCTGAGCAAGGTGACGGGCATCAACGTGTTCCTGGTGTCGCCCCCTGCCCTGCCCGGGTCCACCGGCGGCCTGCCGGTGCAGATGGTGATCTCCAGCCCCGGCGATTACCGGACCATCTACGACGCCATCGAGCGGATCAAGGACGCCGCCACCAAGAGCGGCATGTTCATCATCACCGACAGCGACCTGCAATATGACAGCCCGGTCGTCCGGCTGAAGATCGACCGCGCCAAGGCGGCCGACCTCGGCCTGACCATGCAGTCGGTGTCGAGCACGCTGTCGGTGCTGGTCGGCGGCAACTACGTCAACCGCTTCAACCTGAACGGCCGCTCCTACGAGGTCATCCCGCAGGTGCCGCGGGCCGACCGCCTGACGCCGGAATCGCTGACCAACTACTATGTCACCTCCGGGTCGGGCGCCCAGATCCCGCTGTCGACCGTGGTGTCGGTGGAGACGGCGGTGGAGCCCAACGCGCTGAACAAGTACAACCAGCTGCCGTCGGCCACCTTCTCCGCCGTGCCGATGCCGGGCGTCTCCATGGGTCAGGTCGTCGACTTCCTGGAGGAGCAGGCGCGCATCCACCTGCCGGCCGGCTTCAACCACGCCTACCTGTCGGAATCGCGCCAGTTCGTGACGGAAGGCAACCAGCTGATGGTCACCTTCGCCTTCGCGCTGATCGTGATCTATCTGGTGCTGGCGGCGCAGTTCGAATCGCTGCGCGACCCGCTGGTGATCCTGGTGTCGGTGCCGATGTCGATCTGCGGCGCGCT
Encoded here:
- a CDS encoding multidrug efflux RND transporter permease subunit, which codes for MGNFTDIFIRRPILSVVVSLLILLVGARAMLELPIRQYPQLQNTVITVTTSYPGASPELMQGFIATPIEQAVATAEGLDYLTSSSTQGQSVVTAYVRLNFDPNVAMTDVMAKVNQVKYQLPREANDPIILKSTGETTSILYMGFSSPDLSGAAISDYLTRVVQPVLSTVEGVARAQILGGQTFAMRLWLDPVKMAARNISPADVSAAIAANNYQSAPGQTKGVFVISNITANTGLTDVEQFRDMVVKAKDGALVRMRDIATVELSSKSFDASVAMNGQQAIFIGVDSTPTGNPLNIVADIRKMEPDLRRNLPPGMKMEIVYDSTRFIQASIDEVVKTLIEAVAIVIVVIFLFLGSFRSVLIPIVTIPLSIVGAATFMLALGFSLNLLTLLAMVLAIGLVVDDAIVVVENIHRHIEHGKSAVAASLIGAREIIGPVISMTITLAAVYAPIGLLGGLTGALFREFAFTLAASVIVSGVVALTLSPMMCSVILKEGGNQGGFAAFLDRQFEKLADWYERRLHGTLDYRAATLLFAVGILASVGYLFANTMAELAPEEDQGILFGISKAPQYANLDYIDSFGKQIDETFASFPETDTRFVLTGVPTLNQGFAGMILKPWDERKRSASELQPLAQAELSKVTGINVFLVSPPALPGSTGGLPVQMVISSPGDYRTIYDAIERIKDAATKSGMFIITDSDLQYDSPVVRLKIDRAKAADLGLTMQSVSSTLSVLVGGNYVNRFNLNGRSYEVIPQVPRADRLTPESLTNYYVTSGSGAQIPLSTVVSVETAVEPNALNKYNQLPSATFSAVPMPGVSMGQVVDFLEEQARIHLPAGFNHAYLSESRQFVTEGNQLMVTFAFALIVIYLVLAAQFESLRDPLVILVSVPMSICGALLPLFFGLATMNIYTQVGLVTLIGLISKHGILLVEFAREMQLNEGVDRRTAIEHAARVRLRPILMTTAAMVVGLLPLLTAAGAGAASRFSIGLVIVAGMLIGTLFTLFVLPAVYTLLAKDHYAASRSTRSEELRSIT